In Denitratisoma sp. DHT3, one DNA window encodes the following:
- a CDS encoding DUF2065 domain-containing protein produces the protein MGSSLLLAFALMLVIEGLMPFLAPRVWRETFRRVTEFSDGQIRFIGLSSMLVGLVLMMVVK, from the coding sequence ATGGGGTCCTCTCTGCTGCTGGCCTTTGCGCTGATGTTGGTGATCGAGGGACTGATGCCCTTTCTCGCACCCCGCGTGTGGCGGGAGACCTTTCGGCGGGTGACTGAGTTCAGCGATGGACAGATTCGTTTTATCGGCTTGTCGTCGATGCTGGTGGGCCTGGTTCTGATGATGGTGGTGAAGTAA